One window of Corallococcus caeni genomic DNA carries:
- a CDS encoding MFS transporter, producing MSATNDGSLSRGRIWKVSLLPTLLIVATLVAASLQASRLFEESLRPDLRAKAETLAQTAALQFHRAADLGIPVNRLGAADAYLDDAALGHEEIRYIGFASPDGHLLYASRHLRAKPASFFDKVLKAHALEESRGLARLDGDLDLVHPVESRGRVIGQLHLGIDATYVEQRLQEIHTDILITLFVTALVTVEVLMALMGLLVLRPLRLLRRLLELGGAGDFTRQARVRLHDEATRALASAGRLVRGLNRRHAALDARAARTLDARFRFGDPKAPAALEEPGTSDLRLPLFVFLFGSELSRSFWPLFVKRLYQPGPYFSESFMVALPMSLWVTAMVVCTPLAGRLLDTRSSRVAMLVGMAPAGLGLFMTGLASSLTELFFWRVVTAGGYGIVTTTALLHVARTSKQSHGARSMGVFVGASTAASVCGTAIGGILADRIGYAATFGVAAALVALAMALVLLLAPDLGPVRAREEAGARPTAASAYLGILKRGRVLLFILLAAMPARLVLTGFLFYLTPLRLHEMGFTEAAIGRLMMGYFIVTVFATPVVSLLADRHGWHRGMMLVGGGLSGLGVLLFASASGSWPLLAAVLLVGLGQALAATPLLASIPPLFAEECAGFGLDALLSVFRMIERVGSLVGPLLAAALLGTSGFVRSTHVLGVGMLALTAGLAAYLFLRSLPPTTPTPKAP from the coding sequence ATGAGCGCCACGAACGACGGAAGCCTGTCCCGGGGCCGCATCTGGAAGGTGAGCCTGCTGCCCACGCTGCTCATCGTGGCGACGCTGGTGGCGGCGTCGCTCCAGGCCTCGCGCCTGTTCGAGGAGTCCTTGCGGCCCGACCTGCGCGCCAAGGCGGAGACGCTGGCGCAGACCGCGGCGCTCCAGTTCCACCGCGCCGCGGACCTGGGCATCCCGGTGAACCGGCTGGGCGCGGCGGATGCCTACCTGGATGACGCGGCCCTGGGCCACGAGGAGATCCGCTACATCGGCTTCGCCTCGCCGGACGGCCATCTGCTGTACGCGTCCCGGCACCTGAGGGCGAAGCCCGCGTCCTTCTTCGACAAGGTGCTCAAGGCGCACGCGCTGGAGGAGTCGCGCGGGCTGGCGCGCCTGGACGGGGACCTGGACCTGGTCCACCCCGTGGAGTCGCGGGGGCGCGTCATCGGCCAGCTGCACCTGGGCATCGACGCGACGTACGTCGAACAGCGGCTCCAGGAGATCCACACCGACATCCTCATCACCCTGTTCGTGACGGCGCTGGTCACCGTGGAGGTGCTCATGGCGCTGATGGGCCTGCTGGTCCTCCGGCCGCTGCGGCTCTTGCGGCGCCTGCTGGAGCTGGGCGGGGCAGGGGACTTCACGCGGCAGGCCCGGGTGCGGCTGCACGACGAGGCCACCCGGGCGCTGGCCTCCGCGGGCCGGCTGGTGCGCGGCCTCAACCGCCGCCACGCGGCGCTGGACGCGCGCGCGGCCCGGACGCTGGACGCGCGCTTCCGCTTCGGAGACCCGAAGGCCCCCGCCGCGCTGGAGGAGCCCGGGACGAGCGACCTGCGGCTGCCGCTGTTCGTCTTCCTCTTCGGCTCGGAGCTGTCGCGCTCGTTCTGGCCGCTCTTCGTCAAGCGGCTGTACCAGCCCGGCCCCTACTTCTCCGAGAGCTTCATGGTGGCGCTGCCCATGTCGCTGTGGGTCACCGCGATGGTGGTGTGCACGCCGCTGGCGGGGCGCCTGCTCGACACCCGCAGCAGCCGCGTGGCGATGCTGGTGGGCATGGCGCCCGCGGGCCTGGGGCTGTTCATGACGGGCCTCGCCTCCAGCCTCACGGAGTTGTTCTTCTGGCGCGTCGTCACCGCGGGCGGCTACGGCATCGTGACGACCACGGCGCTGCTGCACGTGGCGCGCACGTCGAAGCAGAGCCACGGCGCGCGGAGCATGGGCGTGTTCGTGGGCGCGTCCACGGCCGCCAGTGTCTGTGGCACCGCCATCGGCGGCATCCTCGCGGACCGCATCGGCTACGCGGCGACGTTCGGGGTGGCCGCGGCGCTGGTGGCCCTGGCCATGGCGCTGGTGCTGCTGCTGGCCCCGGACCTGGGGCCTGTCCGCGCGCGGGAGGAGGCCGGAGCCCGCCCGACGGCGGCCTCCGCCTACCTGGGCATCCTCAAGCGCGGGCGCGTGCTGCTCTTCATCCTGCTGGCGGCCATGCCGGCGCGCCTGGTGCTGACGGGCTTCCTCTTCTACCTGACGCCCCTGCGCCTGCATGAGATGGGCTTCACGGAAGCCGCCATCGGCCGGTTGATGATGGGCTACTTCATCGTCACGGTCTTCGCCACGCCGGTGGTGTCGCTGCTGGCGGACCGCCACGGCTGGCACCGGGGGATGATGCTCGTGGGCGGCGGGCTCTCCGGGCTGGGCGTGCTGCTGTTCGCGTCCGCCAGCGGCTCGTGGCCGCTGCTGGCCGCGGTGCTGCTGGTGGGCCTGGGCCAGGCGCTGGCGGCCACGCCGCTGCTCGCCAGCATCCCGCCGCTCTTCGCCGAGGAGTGCGCCGGGTTCGGCCTGGACGCGCTCCTGTCCGTCTTCCGGATGATCGAGCGCGTGGGCAGCCTCGTTGGCCCGCTGCTCGCCGCCGCGCTGCTGGGCACCAGCGGCTTCGTGCGCAGCACCCACGTCCTCGGCGTCGGGATGCTCGCGCTCACCGCGGGCCTCGCCGCCTACCTCTTCCTGCGTTCCCTTCCACCCACCACTCCCACACCGAAAGCCCCATGA
- a CDS encoding ABC transporter substrate-binding protein has product MTARAFLAALLLLSAASASAAPYRVFMVIHRTGAEADQGFRDYLLSAGLEVEFTVRNIEGDATRLPAVIQEIRARPPDLIYAQSTLVTEGLVGRLGEVDPARHITDVPVVFAMVSDPIASGLVTRLEGSGRNLTGAVHVASLPVQLKAMQSFMPLKRLGVAYNPSEPSQRNMFDKLKQLTAQAGIELVAVHPLGKDGKPDAARLPAMMQALAARRPDLVYLPPVNFFAPHSQLLMDEAIRLGLPTFCAIEVQLEAGGMMGLVAPFYNVGGLAGFKATQILREHRSAAELPVETLSRFSFEVNMPAAHALGLYPPMHILRYARLRER; this is encoded by the coding sequence ATGACGGCCCGGGCGTTCCTCGCCGCGCTCCTCCTGCTGTCCGCGGCCTCCGCCTCCGCCGCGCCGTACCGCGTCTTCATGGTCATCCACCGCACCGGCGCGGAGGCGGACCAGGGCTTCCGGGACTACCTGCTCAGCGCGGGGCTGGAGGTGGAGTTCACCGTCCGCAACATCGAAGGCGACGCGACCCGGCTGCCGGCCGTCATCCAGGAGATCCGCGCGCGGCCACCGGACCTCATCTACGCCCAGAGCACGCTGGTGACGGAGGGGCTCGTGGGCCGGCTGGGCGAGGTGGACCCCGCGCGGCACATCACCGACGTCCCGGTGGTCTTCGCCATGGTGTCGGACCCCATCGCGTCCGGGCTGGTGACGCGGCTGGAGGGCTCCGGGCGCAACCTCACCGGCGCCGTCCACGTGGCCTCGCTGCCCGTGCAGCTCAAGGCCATGCAGTCCTTCATGCCGCTCAAGCGGCTGGGCGTCGCCTACAACCCCTCCGAGCCGTCCCAGCGCAACATGTTCGACAAGCTCAAGCAGCTCACCGCGCAGGCGGGCATCGAACTGGTGGCGGTGCACCCGCTGGGCAAGGACGGGAAGCCGGACGCGGCGCGCCTGCCCGCGATGATGCAGGCGCTGGCGGCCCGGAGGCCGGACCTGGTGTACCTGCCTCCGGTGAACTTCTTCGCGCCGCACAGCCAGCTGCTGATGGACGAGGCCATTCGCCTGGGCCTGCCCACCTTCTGCGCCATCGAGGTGCAGCTGGAGGCGGGCGGCATGATGGGACTGGTGGCGCCCTTCTACAACGTCGGGGGCCTGGCGGGCTTCAAGGCCACGCAGATCCTGCGGGAGCACCGCTCCGCGGCGGAGCTGCCCGTGGAGACGCTGTCCCGCTTCTCCTTCGAGGTGAACATGCCGGCCGCGCACGCGCTGGGGCTGTACCCGCCCATGCACATCCTCAGGTACGCGCGGCTTCGCGAGCGGTAG
- a CDS encoding RCC1 domain-containing protein, with product MKQDGTVWAWVSNNYSQLGDGTVTNRTTPVQVSGLSL from the coding sequence TTGAAGCAGGACGGCACCGTCTGGGCCTGGGTCTCGAATAACTACAGCCAGCTCGGCGACGGGACCGTCACGAACCGCACCACGCCCGTGCAGGTGTCCGGCCTGAGCCTCTGA
- a CDS encoding alpha/beta fold hydrolase translates to MRKLLLLCLPLFACVTTKSVPVPASADSSALHQAKRVKVAEGVELELLDFGGQGPALVFLSGLGNTGHVFDTFAPEFTAAHHVYAVTRRGFGSSSWPEQGYDTATLGEDVVRVLEGLGIAKASFVGHSAAGPELTWVATHHPERVEKVVYLDVRTNGDLLAELLSVLPMPPPSEPAPEGVASRAALAAALARDVGGAFPAHEIDETNEFDPKTGHYLRGRKWPHAEERVMKGFSKVDFAAVTAAVLFLYVDQPRSGRAEDLPGFSQMDLPVQEKLRTLSARALQRDAEMLSVMSMPNWKGIKLEHARHYVWLTNHEEVLREMKTFLETF, encoded by the coding sequence ATGCGAAAACTCCTCCTCCTCTGCTTGCCGCTGTTCGCCTGTGTGACGACGAAGTCCGTCCCGGTCCCGGCTTCTGCCGACTCCAGCGCGTTGCATCAGGCGAAGCGGGTGAAGGTGGCCGAGGGGGTCGAGCTCGAGCTGCTCGACTTCGGAGGCCAGGGACCCGCGCTCGTCTTCCTGTCGGGCCTGGGCAACACGGGCCACGTGTTCGACACCTTCGCGCCGGAGTTCACCGCGGCCCATCACGTCTACGCCGTCACCCGCCGGGGGTTTGGCTCGTCGAGTTGGCCCGAGCAGGGCTACGACACCGCCACCCTGGGCGAGGACGTCGTCCGGGTGCTGGAGGGGCTGGGAATCGCGAAGGCGTCATTCGTGGGCCACTCCGCCGCCGGGCCAGAGCTCACCTGGGTGGCAACCCATCACCCGGAGCGCGTGGAGAAGGTGGTCTACCTGGACGTGAGGACCAACGGTGACCTGCTGGCGGAGCTCCTTTCGGTCCTGCCCATGCCTCCTCCGAGCGAGCCCGCTCCCGAGGGCGTGGCCTCACGCGCCGCGCTCGCCGCCGCGCTCGCGCGTGACGTCGGCGGAGCGTTCCCCGCGCACGAGATCGACGAGACGAACGAGTTCGATCCGAAGACCGGGCACTACCTGCGCGGCCGCAAGTGGCCGCACGCGGAGGAGCGGGTGATGAAGGGTTTCTCGAAGGTAGACTTCGCGGCCGTGACGGCGGCCGTGCTCTTCCTCTACGTGGATCAGCCTCGGTCCGGGCGGGCGGAGGACCTCCCAGGCTTCTCCCAAATGGACCTTCCCGTGCAGGAGAAGTTGAGGACCCTGAGCGCCAGGGCGCTCCAGCGGGACGCCGAAATGCTGAGCGTGATGAGCATGCCGAACTGGAAGGGCATCAAGCTCGAGCACGCGCGGCACTACGTCTGGCTCACCAACCATGAGGAGGTGCTGCGCGAGATGAAGACCTTCCTCGAGACATTTTGA